One stretch of Miscanthus floridulus cultivar M001 chromosome 18, ASM1932011v1, whole genome shotgun sequence DNA includes these proteins:
- the LOC136520966 gene encoding probable methyltransferase TCM_000168 isoform X1: MSSGQSLHMNRGEGEASYARNSTTQNAGQNRMKHLIQEAITNLWKNTNTHKNVVIADLGCSAGPNALTLVKTAVDATFHHCSDHKKIVPEISVLLNDLLDNDFNDVAKRLHAFQQSTQDFGPVVTAIVPGSFYKKLFTSNSVNLVLSSHSLNWLSQVPEDLKKSRIPVYDKDEGLRKARRAFVVQAFSQQFRKDFTIFLNTRAKELVPSGQMVLSMVGRPSSDTAYQSVQPWDFLFVPLNDMASRGVISRDMLDSFYIPLYGPSDKELMEIIQDEGSFEINNIEVHEQMSGVDKGMQTPKIRAFAARAAFEPTIIQHFGRPEGVIDEFVGTIERQLSHVPASPADSLLFLCVSLTKRE; this comes from the exons ATGTCCTCCGGGCAATCTCTGCACATGAATAGGGGAGAGGGAGAAGCGAGCTATGCTCGGAACTCTACCACTCAG AATGCAGGGCAAAACAGGATGAAGCATTTGATACAGGAGGCTATCACAAACTTGTGGAAAAATACAAACACCCACAAAAACGTAGTCATCGCTGATTTGGGATGCTCAGCTGGACCGAACGCACTGACCCTTGTTAAAACTGCAGTTGATGCAACATTTCACCATTGCTCAGATCATAAGAAAATAGTACCGGAGATATCAGTGCTGCTGAATGATCTTCTGGATAATGACTTCAACGACGTCGCAAAGAGGTTGCATGCATTCCAGCAAAGCACACAGGATTTTGGTCCAGTTGTTACCGCTATTGTACCTGGATCATTCTACAAGAAACTCTTCACCAGTAATTCCGTGAATCTAGTTTTATCATCACATAGCTTGAATTGGCTATCTCAG GTACCTGAGGATCTAAAGAAAAGCAGGATCCCTGTGTATGACAAAGACGAGGGTCTCAGGAAAGCAAGGCGGGCCTTCGTTGTTCAGGCTTTTAGCCAACAATTCAGAAAGGATTTCACAATTTTCTTGAACACTCGGGCTAAAGAATTGGTCCCTAGTGGTCAAATGGTGCTTTCCATGGTAGGCAGACCTTCCAGTGACACTGCCTACCAATCCGTTCAACCATGGGATTTTTTATTTGTGCCTTTAAATGACATGGCATCAAGG GGTGTGATCAGTAGAGACATGTTAGATTCATTTTACATTCCACTATATGGGCCTTCAGATAAGGAGTTAATGGAGATCATACAAGATGAAGGGTCTTTCGAGATCAACAATATTGAGGTGCATGAACAAATGAGTGGTGTAGACAAAGGCATGCAGACCCCAAAGATCAGGGCATTCGCAGCCAGGGCTGCATTCGAGCCAACAATCATCCAGCATTTTGGACGTCCGGAAGGAGTTATCGATGAGTTCGTTGGAACCATTGAGCGCCAACTCAGCCACGTTCCAGCTTCTCCTGCAGACAGCTTACTTTTCTTATGTGTTTCCCTAACAAAAAGGGAATAG
- the LOC136520966 gene encoding probable methyltransferase TCM_000168 isoform X2 — protein MKHLIQEAITNLWKNTNTHKNVVIADLGCSAGPNALTLVKTAVDATFHHCSDHKKIVPEISVLLNDLLDNDFNDVAKRLHAFQQSTQDFGPVVTAIVPGSFYKKLFTSNSVNLVLSSHSLNWLSQVPEDLKKSRIPVYDKDEGLRKARRAFVVQAFSQQFRKDFTIFLNTRAKELVPSGQMVLSMVGRPSSDTAYQSVQPWDFLFVPLNDMASRGVISRDMLDSFYIPLYGPSDKELMEIIQDEGSFEINNIEVHEQMSGVDKGMQTPKIRAFAARAAFEPTIIQHFGRPEGVIDEFVGTIERQLSHVPASPADSLLFLCVSLTKRE, from the exons ATGAAGCATTTGATACAGGAGGCTATCACAAACTTGTGGAAAAATACAAACACCCACAAAAACGTAGTCATCGCTGATTTGGGATGCTCAGCTGGACCGAACGCACTGACCCTTGTTAAAACTGCAGTTGATGCAACATTTCACCATTGCTCAGATCATAAGAAAATAGTACCGGAGATATCAGTGCTGCTGAATGATCTTCTGGATAATGACTTCAACGACGTCGCAAAGAGGTTGCATGCATTCCAGCAAAGCACACAGGATTTTGGTCCAGTTGTTACCGCTATTGTACCTGGATCATTCTACAAGAAACTCTTCACCAGTAATTCCGTGAATCTAGTTTTATCATCACATAGCTTGAATTGGCTATCTCAG GTACCTGAGGATCTAAAGAAAAGCAGGATCCCTGTGTATGACAAAGACGAGGGTCTCAGGAAAGCAAGGCGGGCCTTCGTTGTTCAGGCTTTTAGCCAACAATTCAGAAAGGATTTCACAATTTTCTTGAACACTCGGGCTAAAGAATTGGTCCCTAGTGGTCAAATGGTGCTTTCCATGGTAGGCAGACCTTCCAGTGACACTGCCTACCAATCCGTTCAACCATGGGATTTTTTATTTGTGCCTTTAAATGACATGGCATCAAGG GGTGTGATCAGTAGAGACATGTTAGATTCATTTTACATTCCACTATATGGGCCTTCAGATAAGGAGTTAATGGAGATCATACAAGATGAAGGGTCTTTCGAGATCAACAATATTGAGGTGCATGAACAAATGAGTGGTGTAGACAAAGGCATGCAGACCCCAAAGATCAGGGCATTCGCAGCCAGGGCTGCATTCGAGCCAACAATCATCCAGCATTTTGGACGTCCGGAAGGAGTTATCGATGAGTTCGTTGGAACCATTGAGCGCCAACTCAGCCACGTTCCAGCTTCTCCTGCAGACAGCTTACTTTTCTTATGTGTTTCCCTAACAAAAAGGGAATAG